One stretch of Kluyveromyces marxianus DMKU3-1042 DNA, complete genome, chromosome 8 DNA includes these proteins:
- the amdS gene encoding uncharacterized protein — MTYLTENPELFKEYKKKIDAYNKEREDQIKAYDPEFVAKCEKLLPSADVLDSEPIEGLELLDQLLDKSELQIVNEYSIEELVQKQVSGELSAVQIAHAYIKAAIVANYVTNFAMQFLIPEALKQAQELDEYLKKEGKPKGALHGVPVSLKEQMFFGGKPTNASYVSYIDFVPEESAASIQILEKLGAVFHVRTSQPQTIMHLDTWNNIIGRTRNPRSTKLSPGGSSGGESACIGMHGSVIGHGSDIGGSIRAPAAFANLFGIRPTTKRFTLLNGLSGGKGQESVVATQGPLARSIDELDYYMNAYLNEGKPWEIDSMVVPLPWRQPSLPDVITIGVLPDDGLVTPYPSISRGIKSVADALSKDPRFKVIDLSENWFTEEEMKELYDTTLALYTCDGNKVQLSMLEPSGEPILPLTRHFLEFGGGKEHTIYSNRMMNALRDATKTTMMKKFFNGLKLDFILSPTNVAPAEIPGESYYWGYTSFWNLLDYPNVVFPTGLKHDVELDSKAPESLKTNDYEKKVWYNDDGSIRYNSKEYENAPVALQLTGKRYHDEDVVAATKIIAELLNVTRV; from the coding sequence atgaCGTATTTAACGGAAAACCCCGAATTATTCAAAGAgtacaagaagaagatcgaTGCGTACAACAAGGAAAGAGAGGACCAGATCAAGGCGTACGATCCGGAGTTTGTAGCCAAGTGCGAGAAGTTGCTACCCAGCGCAGATGTGCTTGATTCAGAGCCAATTGAAGGTTTGGAGCTGTTGGATCAATTGCTCGACAAGAGCGAATTGCAGATCGTTAACGAATACTCGATCGAAGAATTGGTGCAGAAACAGGTTTCTGGCGAGTTGAGTGCGGTGCAGATCGCACACGCCTACATCAAGGCTGCCATTGTGGCCAACTACGTGACAAACTTTGCAATGCAGTTTCTCATTCCAGAAGCGTTGAAGCAGGCACAGGAACTTGATgagtatttgaaaaaagagGGCAAGCCCAAGGGCGCCTTGCACGGTGTGCCCGTGTCTTTGAAGGAGCAGATGTTCTTTGGTGGTAAGCCAACGAACGCCTCGTACGTCTCGTACATCGATTTTGTCCCGGAAGAATCCGCCGCCAGTATCCAAATCTTGGAGAAACTAGGTGCAGTGTTCCACGTTCGGACTTCGCAACCTCAAACCATCATGCACTTGGATACCTGGAACAACATCATCGGGAGGACCAGAAACCCAAGATCAACCAAGCTTTCTCCAGGTGGCTCTTCAGGTGGTGAGTCTGCATGCATCGGTATGCACGGCTCGGTCATTGGCCATGGTTCGGACATTGGTGGGTCCATTAGAGCCCCAGCAGCGTTCGCCAACTTGTTTGGTATCAGACCAACCACAAAACGTTTCACGTTGTTGAACGGTTTGAGCGGTGGTAAGGGCCAGGAGTCTGTTGTTGCAACGCAGGGACCTCTAGCAAGGTCTATCGACGAGTTGGATTACTATATGAACGCCTACTTAAATGAGGGGAAGCCATGGGAAATTGACTCGATGGTCGTCCCACTCCCATGGAGACAGCCTTCTTTGCCGGACGTCATCACCATCGGTGTCCTACCAGACGACGGCTTGGTGACTCCATACCCATCTATCTCCAGAGGTATCAAGAGCGTCGCTGACGCCTTGTCCAAGGATCCAAGATTCAAGGTCATCGACTTGTCCGAAAATTGGTTCACAGAAGAGGAAATGAAGGAATTGTACGACACAACCTTGGCTTTGTACACCTGTGACGGTAACAAGGTCCAATTGTCCATGTTGGAGCCAAGTGGAGAACCAATCTTGCCCTTGACCAGACATTTCTTAGAATTCGGTGGTGGTAAAGAACACACTATATATTCAAACCGTATGATGAACGCTCTAAGGGATGCAACAAAGACTACCATGATgaaaaagttcttcaacggGTTGAAGTTAGACTTCATCCTATCCCCAACGAACGTGGCTCCAGCAGAAATTCCAGGCGAATCGTACTACTGGGGTTACACTTCTTTCTGGAACCTTCTTGATTATCCAAACGTTGTGTTCCCAACTGGTTTGAAACACGACGTCGAGCTAGATTCCAAGGCTCCTGAATCGCTAAAGACTAACGATTACGAGAAGAAGGTTTGGTATAATGATGACGGGTCCATCAGATACAACAGCAAGGAATACGAAAACGCTCCTGTCGCTTTGCAATTAACAGGAAAGCGTTACCACGATGAAGATGTAGTCGCAGCCACTAAAATCATCGCCGAACTTTTGAATGTTACCAGAGTTTGa
- the TPS1 gene encoding alpha,alpha-trehalose-phosphate synthase (UDP-forming) TPS1: MTMDKAFSELKLEKSSSATGSGSGSGSISSSPGNVIVISNRLPVTIKKNSKTGEYEYSMSSGGLVTALQGLKKSTTFQWYGWPGLEVPDEDKVKVKRELLEQFNAIPIFLSDEVADLHYNGFSNSILWPLFHYHPGEINFDETAWLAYNEANQAFADEIENNIHDNDVVWVHDYHLMLLPEMIRQRITAKKLKNVKIGWFLHTPFPSSEIYRILPVRQEILRGVLSCDLVGFHTYDYARHFLSAVQRILNVNTLPNGVEFNGRFVNVGAFPIGIDVDTFKEGLKQEAVIQRVKELKECFKGCKIIVGVDRLDYIKGVPQKLHAMEVFLSEHPEWIGKVVLVQVAVPSRGDVEEYQYLRSVVNELVGRINGQFGTAEFVPIHFMHKSIPFQELISLYSISDVCLVSSTRDGMNLVSYEYISCQQEKKGTLILSEFTGAAQSLNGALIVNPWNTDELAESINEALTIPQEKRAANWEKLYKYISKYTSAYWGENFVHELYRLGASNQ, translated from the coding sequence ATGACAATGGATAAAGCGTTTAGCGAGTTGAAGCTAGAGAAGAGCTCGAGCGCAACAGGCTCAGGCTCAGGCTCGGGCTCAATCTCAAGCAGCCCAGGGAATGTGATTGTGATTTCGAACCGTTTGCCCGTCactatcaagaagaacagcaAGACCGGCGAGTACGAGTACTCGATGTCGTCTGGTGGGTTGGTCACTGCGTTGCAGGGCTTGAAAAAGTCTACCACTTTCCAGTGGTACGGGTGGCCCGGATTGGAAGTGCCAGACGAGGACAAGGTTAAGGTGAAGAGGGAGTTGTTGGAGCAATTCAATGCGATTCCAATCTTCTTGAGCGATGAAGTGGCAGATCTCCATTACAATGGGTTCTCGAACTCGATTCTATGGCCTTTGTTCCACTACCACCCTGGTGAGATAAACTTTGACGAGACAGCGTGGTTGGCATACAACGAGGCAAATCAGGCATTTGCCGATGAAATCGAGAATAACATCCACGACAACGACGTCGTCTGGGTGCACGACTACCACTTGATGTTGTTGCCCGAGATGATTCGCCAAAGAATCACAGCcaagaagctgaagaacGTGAAGATTGGGTGGTTCTTGCACACGCCGTTCCCATCGTCTGAAATCTACAGAATTCTCCCAGTGAGACAGGAGATCTTGAGGGGTGTATTGAGTTGTGATTTGGTCGGATTCCACACTTACGATTACGCAAGACATTTCTTGAGTGCCGTGCAGAGAATCTTGAATGTGAATACGTTGCCCAACGGTGTAGAGTTCAACGGCCGTTTTGTTAACGTGGGTGCGTTCCCTATCGGTATCGACGTCGACACGTTCAAAGAGGGCTTGAAACAGGAAGCCGTCATCCAGAGAGTCAAAGAGTTGAAGGAGTGCTTCAAGGGCTGCAAGATTATCGTCGGTGTCGATCGTTTAGACTACATCAAGGGTGTCCCACAGAAGCTACATGCCATGGAAGTTTTCCTCAGCGAACACCCAGAATGGATCGGAAAGGTCGTTTTGGTCCAGGTGGCAGTGCCAAGTCGTGGTGATGTCGAGGAGTACCAGTACTTGAGGTCCGTCGTGAACGAATTGGTCGGAAGGATTAACGGTCAGTTTGGTACTGCGGAATTCGTACCCATCCACTTCATGCACAAGTCCATCCCATTCCAAGAATTGATCTCCCTCTACTCCATCAGTGACGTGTGTCTTGTGTCCTCGACCCGTGACGGTATGAACTTGGTCTCTTACGAATACATCTCGTGccaacaagaaaagaagggtACTCTAATCCTATCTGAGTTCACAGGTGCTGCCCAATCTCTAAACGGTGCATTGATCGTGAACCCTTGGAACACAGATGAATTGGCAGAATCCATCAATGAGGCTTTGACCATCCCACAGGAAAAGAGAGCTGCAAACTGGGAAAAGCTATACAAGTACATATCCAAGTACACCAGTGCATACTGGGGTGAAAACTTCGTGCACGAATTGTACAGATTGGGAGCCTCTAACCAGTGA
- the TFC1 gene encoding transcription factor TFIIIC subunit TFC1 — MSESFPKAAITTPNNNDVGNKRLVYAREYTLDLPRISSVEVPLKVSPSPESVAKAVSMCGGLSSIKKALQSQDDTGLELHLNLEEDENGASSFFNEHPIIGRRVPNRDESILLKISLPKGTLAKHNNNLREAIASCSDQKKLRVVPVAIINNTIRFREMSDFQIRLDNVPTAKEYNESFNSLNWDKFKDYVNSIPDFDTKPYENLSSMTVDRTSKIPSRDWQLAPIPRFSMVNIPYIYKFRDNPYAKKSDTGESSVKGTYIKNFQQLVYDFNTQTGIPTHPHPEIVRIFETAKETGVYPGTSKDFKFLEKLQSCLKILNELFEKRPIWVKRHIDGIVPLELHMTLKVALSLCSYRFTKGPWRNSYIKLGIDPRTSNEYAKYQTEYFKIERRLLTDPRIKKNLPAPPPKDYQSSVPGEIDPRFEFDGKSIPWYLMLQIDLLLKEPNINEIYSQVEFLPEANELTGWFNELDLTKIRKIVKYELGCMVQGNYEFNEHKLTFFKRMIYVKESMMKDQDADGDVDMDQDNDDNGVEDGEMDDALLEEAEDEEQEDAEDQAGESALKSEISDGKQDENSEPDTFDIKTASFNEVMDKIAKHNSESAEYLKDYLKGLVQESSLR, encoded by the coding sequence ATGTCAGAATCTTTCCCAAAGGCAGCTATAACGACGccaaataataatgatgtTGGGAACAAGCGTTTGGTGTACGCTAGAGAATATACGTTAGATCTACCTAGAATATCGAGTGTAGAAGTACCGCTAAAAGTGTCTCCTTCTCCTGAAAGTGTAGCAAAAGCAGTTAGTATGTGCGGTGGATTGTCCTCAATTAAAAAAGCATTGCAAAGCCAAGATGATACAGGTTTGGAATTGCATTTGAACCTTGAAGAGGATGAAAATGGGGcatcatcatttttcaatgaGCATCCTATCATTGGTAGACGGGTACCCAATAGAGATGAATCGATTCTATTGAAGATATCGCTTCCCAAGGGCACTCTTGCAAAACATAACAATAACTTACGAGAAGCAATCGCATCGTGTTCGGACCAGAAGAAACTGCGAGTGGTTCCAGTAGCAATCATTAATAACACTATAAGATTCCGTGAAATGTCAGACTTCCAGATTCGTCTAGATAACGTGCCAACGGCTAAGGAATATAATGAAAGCTTTAACTCTCTAAACTGGgacaaattcaaagattaTGTGAATAGTATACCAGACTTTGATACCAAACCTTACGAGAACTTAAGCAGTATGACTGTTGACCGAACTTCCAAAATTCCCTCTAGAGATTGGCAACTAGCACCTATTCCGAGGTTTTCCATGGTTAATATTCCATACATCTACAAATTCAGAGACAATCCATATGCCAAAAAGTCTGATACTGGTGAATCATCTGTCAAAGGAACTTATATTAAGAATTTTCAACAATTGGTGTACGACTTCAACACACAAACTGGAATTCCAACCCATCCTCATCCGGAAATTGTGAGGATCTTTGAAACGGCTAAAGAGACTGGGGTATATCCTGGAACGAGTAAGGACTTTAAATTTTTGGAGAAGTTACAAAGCTGTCTAAAGATTTTAAATGAGCTATTTGAAAAAAGGCCGATTTGGGTCAAACGTCATATTGATGGTATTGTACCTTTAGAATTACATATGACATTAAAGGTCGCATTGTCCTTATGCTCATATAGATTCACGAAGGGCCCTTGGAGAAACAGTTATATCAAGCTCGGTATTGACCCAAGAACCTCGAATGAGTACGCGAAATACCAGACCgaatatttcaaaatcGAGAGGAGATTACTAACAGATCCaagaattaaaaagaaTTTGCCAGCTCCTCCACCAAAGGACTACCAATCCAGTGTGCCTGGAGAAATTGACCCCAGGTTCGAATTTGACGGTAAAAGTATTCCATGGTATCTAATGTTACAAATAGACTTACTTTTGAAAGAACCTAACATCaatgaaatatattctCAAGTGGAGTTTTTGCCCGAGGCCAACGAATTAACAGGATGGTTTAACGAGTTAGATTTAACGAAGATACGGAAAATTGTTAAGTACGAATTGGGTTGCATGGTCCAAGGAAACTATGAATTCAACGAGCATAAATTgacatttttcaaaaggaTGATCTACGTCAAAGAATCAATGATGAAAGACCAAGATGCGGATGGGGACGTGGATATGGACCAAGATAACGACGATAATGGTGTGGAGGATGGAGAGATGGATGACGCCTTATTGGAAGAGgcagaagatgaagagcaagaagacGCAGAAGATCAGGCCGGCGAGTCGGCATTGAAATCGGAAATATCTGATGGTAAGCAAGATGAAAATTCAGAACCTGATACTTTTGACATAAAAACTGCTTCGTTCAACGAAGTTATGGATAAGATAGCCAAGCATAACTCTGAGTCCGCAGAATACTTGAAGGATTATTTGAAGGGTTTGGTCCAAGAGAGTTCTCTACGCTAA
- the PTC4 gene encoding type 2C protein phosphatase PTC4 yields MGQLLSHPLTEKTIIYNDYSTTGNHHHHKAAEHNGSSATEDKPRFSNCIGSMQGYRLTQEDAHMAVTGADSLDVSFYDPFLGKVERYQISVFGVFDGHGDNNCSNYLAGTLYEHPHSNTHSSNGQKYSEHDGLIYFIKSAFESHNYTSSDRPDGNKKQFKTIEGLICQVIKDSFKECDAVFHRHFANEASGSTAIVALIINGSMLYVANTGDSRCILSKKKKGIKTMSYDHKPQHIGELIRINDDGGTVSLGRVGGVLALSRAFGDFQFKRNVKYPNASSIAITSKRKFVPAEEAQVTVEPDVIPHLIDTSQDEFLVLACDGIWDVYSNKALVRFIKYHLALGLKLDGIITKLLDHGISCADSNTGVGFDNFTLIVVALQLPGETLDEWYARMKFRLEREKGLL; encoded by the coding sequence ATGGGTCAACTACTCTCTCATCCATTGACTGAGAAGACAATTATTTACAATGACTATTCGACGACTGGAaatcatcaccatcacAAGGCAGCAGAACACAACGGGAGTTCGGCAACCGAGGATAAACCGAGGTTCAGTAACTGTATTGGGTCTATGCAAGGATATCGTTTGACTCAAGAAGATGCTCATATGGCAGTAACAGGGGCTGACTCGCTGgatgtttctttttatgATCCTTTTCTGGGGAAAGTCGAAAGGTATCAAATATCAGTGTTTGGTGTGTTCGATGGGCATGGAGACAATAATTGCTCTAACTACTTGGCTGGGACGCTATATGAGCACCCGCATTCGAATACACACTCTTCAAATGGACAAAAATACAGTGAGCATGATGGGTTGATCTATTTTATCAAGTCCGCGTTCGAATCACATAATTATACCTCAAGTGATCGACCGGACGGCAATAAGAAACAGTTTAAAACAATTGAAGGGTTAATATGTCAGGTGATCAAAGACTCATTCAAGGAATGTGACGCAGTTTTTCATAGACACTTCGCGAATGAGGCATCTGGATCAACGGCTATAGTTGCTTTAATTATCAACGGATCAATGCTTTACGTCGCCAACACTGGTGACTCGCGCTGCATATTatctaagaagaaaaaaggtaTAAAAACAATGTCATATGATCATAAACCACAGCACATTGGTGAACTCATAAGAATTAACGACGATGGTGGTACCGTGTCTCTTGGTAGGGTTGGAGGAGTACTCGCTTTGAGTCGGGCATTTGGCGACTTCCAATTTAAGCGAAACGTAAAATATCCCAACGCTAGCTCCATAGCTATCACTagtaaaagaaaattcGTCCCTGCAGAAGAGGCTCAGGTTACGGTAGAACCCGATGTAATACCGCACTTGATTGATACTTCTCAAGACGAGTTTTTGGTCTTGGCTTGTGATGGTATATGGGACGTGTATTCTAACAAAGCATTGGTAAGATTCATAAAATATCATCTAGCATTAGGCCTAAAATTGGATGGAATCATTACCAAACTGCTTGACCACGGTATCAGCTGCGCAGACTCAAATACTGGTGTTGGTTTCGATAATTTCACCTTAATTGTCGTTGCTTTGCAGCTGCCTGGCGAAACGCTAGACGAATGGTATGCCAGGATGAAGTTTAGActagaaagagaaaagggTCTGCTGTAG